A portion of the Halobacillus ihumii genome contains these proteins:
- a CDS encoding IscS subfamily cysteine desulfurase, translating into MKYFDYAATCPIGKEALQAYIKASKEFFANTRSVHDEGSKADRLIEHCRERMAELLQVAAEGITFTSGGTESNLLALYALARAGTGKHIVVSAGEHSSIHNITAKLAEEEGYELSIIPMTKDGLVNVEELNQVIREDTSFVSIQHVNADLGTIQPLESISEICREKRTLLHSDCVQSFGKVEMDKVTSLVDSFSISSHKIYGPKGVGALYISPSLSFTPFLPNVSHENGVRQGTLNTPGIAAFTTAAEMCLNKLESHQAHIKNLKKEFLTLLEESGMCIKAVGSEVDSFVPVLGLCIHEIDGQHMMLEGNRRGYFFSTGSACQVRSGGPPRTLLSMGLAEEEAKTFIRISFGVDQSLEDVKGLAHCLNEVISERIKVVRK; encoded by the coding sequence ATGAAATATTTCGACTATGCAGCCACTTGTCCAATAGGCAAGGAAGCTCTCCAAGCCTACATAAAAGCATCTAAGGAATTCTTTGCCAATACTCGCAGTGTTCATGATGAAGGATCAAAAGCTGATAGATTAATAGAACATTGCCGTGAAAGAATGGCAGAACTACTGCAAGTTGCAGCAGAGGGAATCACTTTTACGAGCGGTGGTACCGAAAGTAACTTGCTGGCATTATATGCTCTTGCCCGTGCCGGGACAGGTAAGCATATCGTGGTCTCTGCAGGTGAACATTCATCGATCCATAACATAACGGCTAAACTGGCAGAAGAAGAAGGATATGAATTGAGTATTATTCCGATGACGAAAGACGGGTTGGTAAATGTAGAGGAGTTGAATCAGGTTATTCGGGAAGATACCTCATTCGTTTCGATTCAACATGTAAATGCCGACCTTGGAACGATCCAGCCGCTTGAATCCATTTCTGAAATCTGCCGAGAAAAACGTACGTTATTGCATAGTGATTGTGTACAATCTTTTGGAAAAGTAGAAATGGATAAAGTCACTTCATTAGTCGACAGCTTTTCCATTTCAAGTCATAAAATTTACGGACCTAAAGGCGTGGGGGCATTATATATCAGCCCATCCCTCTCCTTTACTCCTTTTCTTCCTAATGTGTCCCATGAGAACGGCGTTCGTCAAGGTACTTTAAACACTCCAGGCATCGCCGCTTTCACGACAGCTGCTGAAATGTGTTTAAATAAGCTCGAAAGCCATCAAGCGCACATAAAAAATTTAAAGAAAGAATTTCTTACTTTATTAGAAGAGTCAGGGATGTGTATAAAGGCTGTCGGATCAGAAGTTGACTCCTTTGTACCTGTGCTTGGCCTTTGTATCCACGAAATTGACGGTCAGCACATGATGCTCGAAGGAAATCGCCGCGGCTACTTTTTTTCAACAGGAAGCGCATGTCAAGTAAGAAGCGGCGGCCCGCCGAGAACTTTGCTATCGATGGGGTTAGCTGAAGAGGAAGCGAAAACCTTCATTCGTATTTCGTTTGGCGTGGATCAGTCATTAGAGGATGTGAAAGGGTTAGCGCATTGCCTTAATGAGGTGATCAGTGAGCGTATAAAGGTTGTTAGAAAGTGA